CGCTTCGGATGGCAAAGCTGTTCATGATTTATGTCGGCGAACTCTGGACTCACCACACTAGGGCGTATCTGACATAGGACCCCGAACCATCAGCGGGGCGATGGCTTCGGGTCTCCTCCCGGCGCCATGCCCCGGGGGCGGTATGCCAGCCGAATGAAGTTGTGAACGAGAGGATCTAACGACATGGCTTCGCGTGCATCGGCCTTGCGCCAGGCGAGTCCGATCTTCCATTTCGCTTCTTCCAATCCTGTATCCAGCAAGCGAACATTCGGCACGTGCATCAGATTCGCCGATCGCGGCACCAGACTTACGCCCACACCACCGCGCACCAGATTCAGAACCGTAAACAATTCGTTGACCTCCTGCACGATGCGGGGACTGAAGCCCGCGGCACGGCAGGTTCGCGCCACGTGATCGACAAAGCTGGAAGAGACGCTGCGCGAGATCACAACAAAGGGCTCGTTGCGAAGACTGGCCAATCCCTTTCGGTAGGGCATGCCACGAGGAATGGCCGCGACAAGCCTCTCTTCGAGCACTGGAACGGTCTCCAGATCGGGATGTTCGACAGGCAGGCGTACAAAGCCAACATCAATATCTCCCTGCTCCAGGGCACTGATCTGATTTGGTGTGGACATATCCGCCATCGACACCTGCACCGCAGGAAAGTGCTGACGGAAACGCGTCAGAATATCCGGCAACCCTGCGGCCAGCGAGGCGATGCCGAAGCCGATGCGCAACAAACCCGCCTTGCCATGTACAGCGAGACGCGTGATCTCCTCCGCCATCTCCGCTTCGCGCAACAAACTCTGTGCCCGCTCACGCAGAATCTCGCCTGCCGGTGTAAGCGACACCCGGCGATATCCACGCACCAGCAGCGGTCCACCAACTTTAGATTCCAGTTTTTGGATCTGTTTGGTCAGCGCGGGTTGGGTGACGTGCAACGCCTCTGCCGCCTCACCGAAGTGAAGATGTTGCGCCAGCACGAGAAACGAGCGCAATTCGGGGAGCTCGAGTGCCATTCCTGTACGTTATCAGAATTGCTCTTACGATCTATTGGACAGAATCGATGCGATCCCGGAGCCTAGTAGTAGGTGACTTGCATGGCGCATCCAGACAACACGTTCAACCGTACCGGGATTAAACGGGCAAGGTGGGCGCTCGCCATGCTCTTTGTGGTGGATGGGGTTGGTTTTGGAACCTGGGCGTCGCACGTGCCCGTCTTCCAGCAGCTGCTTCACCTCGAGAATGGATCGCTCACTTTCGTGCTGGTCAGCCTCATCATCGGCGCCATCATCACGATGCCCATCACCGGGCACCTCATCGAGCATTACGGCAGCCGCCGCGTCGCCCGGGTAACAACCGTCGTCTATGTTCTGATGGTCGCACTTCTGGCACAAGCCTCCAACCTGTTCTTCCTGATTCTTTTCGCCGGCATGTATGGAGCAGCAAAGGGCGCGATCGAT
This genomic window from Terriglobus albidus contains:
- a CDS encoding LysR family transcriptional regulator, which translates into the protein MALELPELRSFLVLAQHLHFGEAAEALHVTQPALTKQIQKLESKVGGPLLVRGYRRVSLTPAGEILRERAQSLLREAEMAEEITRLAVHGKAGLLRIGFGIASLAAGLPDILTRFRQHFPAVQVSMADMSTPNQISALEQGDIDVGFVRLPVEHPDLETVPVLEERLVAAIPRGMPYRKGLASLRNEPFVVISRSVSSSFVDHVARTCRAAGFSPRIVQEVNELFTVLNLVRGGVGVSLVPRSANLMHVPNVRLLDTGLEEAKWKIGLAWRKADAREAMSLDPLVHNFIRLAYRPRGMAPGGDPKPSPR